In one Prosthecochloris aestuarii DSM 271 genomic region, the following are encoded:
- a CDS encoding aldo/keto reductase has product MNTVRLGRTDLDITPVGFGCWAIGGGNWAYGWGPQNDHQAIEAIIAATELGINWIDTAAVYGLGHAEELVGEALRGMNNRPLIFTKCSLVWDTSRNVTNCLKADSILRECEASLKRLGIEAIDLYQVHWPNPDEDIEEGWQTLAKLQEEGLVRHIGVSNFSVEQMQRAEAIAPVASLQPPYSMLRRGIEEKILPYCQEHNIGVIVYSPMLSGMLSGAMTLDRALNLPKNDWRRNNKEFQEPRLSKNIALVELLRSIGRAYEASPGEVAIAWTLNNPAVTGAIVGGRSAEQVKGTYGAASLRLTDEDIQAIEKFIASVAE; this is encoded by the coding sequence ATGAACACTGTCCGGTTAGGCAGAACAGATCTGGATATCACTCCCGTTGGATTCGGCTGCTGGGCGATCGGCGGCGGAAACTGGGCCTATGGCTGGGGTCCCCAGAATGACCATCAGGCAATTGAGGCCATCATTGCAGCGACAGAACTCGGCATCAACTGGATAGACACTGCAGCAGTCTACGGCCTCGGCCATGCAGAAGAACTTGTCGGAGAAGCCCTCCGGGGAATGAACAACAGACCCCTTATCTTCACGAAATGCTCTCTCGTATGGGATACCTCCCGAAACGTCACCAACTGCCTCAAAGCGGACTCCATTTTGCGGGAATGCGAAGCAAGCCTCAAACGGCTTGGCATTGAGGCTATCGATCTCTACCAGGTCCACTGGCCGAACCCCGATGAAGATATTGAAGAGGGATGGCAGACCCTGGCGAAACTGCAGGAAGAAGGGCTTGTTCGCCATATAGGTGTCTCGAATTTTTCAGTCGAGCAGATGCAGCGTGCCGAAGCGATCGCACCGGTCGCCTCCCTTCAGCCACCTTACTCGATGCTCAGACGGGGAATCGAAGAAAAGATTCTGCCCTACTGCCAGGAGCACAACATCGGGGTCATCGTCTATTCTCCGATGCTTTCCGGCATGCTTTCGGGGGCAATGACCCTCGATCGAGCCCTCAACCTTCCAAAGAATGACTGGAGAAGAAACAACAAGGAGTTTCAGGAACCCCGGCTCTCGAAGAATATTGCGCTGGTAGAACTGCTCCGCTCAATCGGCAGAGCCTACGAAGCCTCACCGGGAGAAGTAGCCATCGCCTGGACCCTCAACAACCCGGCTGTAACCGGCGCTATTGTCGGAGGCCGGAGCGCTGAACAGGTCAAAGGAACCTATGGCGCAGCGTCACTACGACTTACCGACGAGGATATACAGGCAATCGAAAAATTCATTGCATCCGTAGCGGAGTAA